In one Solanum dulcamara chromosome 1, daSolDulc1.2, whole genome shotgun sequence genomic region, the following are encoded:
- the LOC129892559 gene encoding uncharacterized protein LOC129892559: protein MILDVAGPNFGQGSSSKYYNNIEPELPYSYEPSIEEDTNPSMEEAPGPSMEEEPNPESQRMETAGKLACPYCMEETQSFRLQHGMKTSWFDCHRMFLDQHYPFRRDSKNFFKGKTVKRLPLPYKIGQEILNQICDLGIGKVIESDAEEVNRRICKSCGWKKRSIFWDLPYWSSNMIRHNLDVMHIEKNVFDNIFNTVMVNYCDRPQLAKDTNGKYSKAVYTIDKEERAILFNWVKELKFPDGNVWQALTELSLFFKDLTSTTLQVDDMKRLETDIAQILCKLERIFPPGFFNSMEHLPVHLPYEARIAGPVQYRWMYPFERYLGTLKRMIGNKASVEGSICEAYLMTESTQLFSHYFEPHVRSNHIENEFLRSLAHGTLIGATCHSMYFVNGYKFHTECHGSARSTMNSGVCISDPNFGDYYGWIKEIIQVEYREKPLKQIVLFKCDWFDPTMDVGVKKDIQYKLVDINHRRRYKKYEPFILAMQATQVCYMPYPSKKKDRIDWAAVLKVKPRNIVELPDEEVATTSELNVPFQVEEVEVHEINVDVSIDENVLLHDLNGDVIK from the exons ATGATTTTGGATGTAGCTGGTCCTAACTTTGGCCAAGGTTCGAgttcaaaatattataacaataTTGAACCTGAGTTGCCTTATTCTTATGAACCCTCAATAGAGGAGGATACTAATCCTTCAATGGAGGAGGCACCTGGTCCTTCAATGGAGGAGGAGCCTAATCCCGAGTCCCAAAG GATGGAAACTGCAGGCAAGTTAGCATGTCCCTATTGTATGGAGGAAACACAATCATTTAGACTACAACATGGTATGAAAACATCTTGGTTTGACTGTCATAGAATGTTTCTTGACCAGCATTATCCTTTTAGGAGAGATAGTAAGAACTTTTTTAAAGGCAAGACTGTCAAAAGATTACCACTACCCTACAAAATAGGACAGGAAATTTTGAACCAAATTTGTGACTTGGGGATAGGAAAAGTAATAGAATCAGATGCAGAAGAAGTGAACCGGAGAATATGTAAGTCATGTGGATGGAAAAAGCGAAGCATCTTTTGGGATTTGCCATATTGGAGCTCTAACATGATTAGACATAATCTTGACGTCATGCATATTGAGAAAAATGTCTTTGATAATATATTCAACACAGTTATGGTAAACTATTGCGATCGACCTCAATTGGCAAAGGATACCAATGGTAAATATTCCAAAGCTGTATATACAATAGACAAGGAAGAAAGAGCTATTTTGTTCAATTGGGTGAAAGAATTGAAGTTTCCAGATGG TAATGTGTGGCAGGCACTTACCGAATTGAGCTTATTTTTTAAAGATCTTACATCAACCACTCTACAAGTGGATGACATGAAGAGATTAGAGACAGACATCGCACAAATCTTGTGTAAGTTAGAACGTATATTTCCTCCTGGATTCTTCAACTCAATGGAACATCTGCCAGTGCACCTGCCATATGAAGCAAGGATTGCCGGACCTGTACAATATCGATGGATGTATCCTTTTGAAAG GTATCTTGGAACTCTTAAACGAATGATTGGAAATAAAGCTAGTGTTGAGGGTTCCATTTGTGAAGCATACTTGATGACTGAGTCCACACagttattttctcattattttgaACCTCAT GTCCGAAGCAACCATATTGAGAATGAGTTCTTGCGTAGTCTTGCTCATGGAACATTAATAGGCGCTACATGTCATTCAATGTATTTTGTTAATGGATACAAATTTCACACAGAATGTCATGGTAGCGCTAGATCAACAATGAACAGTGGAGTTTGTATCTCAGATCCAAATTTTGGTGATTACTATGGATGGATAAAAGAGATTATACAAGTGGAATACCGTGAAAAACCTTTGAAGCAAATTGTCTTATTCAAATGTGATTGGTTTGACCCAACTATGGATGTCGGTGTTAAAAAGGATATTCAGTATAAATTGGTTGATATTAACCATCGTCGACgatataaaaaatatgaacCTTTTATTCTTGCGATGCAAGCAACTCAAGTGTGTTATATGCCTTATCCTAGCAAGAAAAAGGACAGGATTGATTGGGCAGCTGTATTAAAGGTCAAACCTCGAAATATTGTTGAACTACCTGATGAGGAAGTGGCAACAACTTCAGAACTGAATGTTCCATTCCAAGTCGAAGAAGTTGAAGTCCATGAGATAAATGTGGATGTTTCTATTGATGAAAACGTACTCTTACATGATTTAAATGGGGATGTAATTAAATGA